Genomic DNA from Haloplanus sp. HW8-1:
ATGCCGCCGTCGCCGAGGACGACACCCCGGAGGCCGACACGCCGGATGCCGCCGTCGCCGAGGACGTCGACACGACGGCGGCCGACGTGCCGGACACCGACCTGCAGGAACTCGACGGCATCGGCCCGGCGTACGCCGAGCGCCTGACGTCAGCGGGTGTCGCCTCCGTCGAAGCCCTCGCAGACGCCGAAGCCGCCGCGCTCTCGGCCGACGCCGACATCGACGAGGGACGTATCCGCCGGTGGATCGAGGCCGCGAGCGAGCGGACCTCGTAACCACGTCCCCTGCCAGCCCCGCCGAACGATGTCCCGTGCTACTGCCCCACACATTATCTATTGTGAAATATACAGAGACATATCATGACATATTAGGAGTTTTCAGAGTATGATGCATATATTGGAAGGGTTTATTACTTAGAAGCCGGACATTTAGAGTAGATCATGAGCACGAACATGAGCGCGAACCAGACGACGATCCCGGCCGCCACACGCTTCGACGTTCCCGACGACCTCACCGCCGCCGACTCGAAACTCGTCTACCTCTTCGTCACCGTCTCGGACGGTGTCACGGTCGACGAACTCCAGGCGACGCTCGACATCAAGAAGATCAGTCTCTTCCCCGTCCTCGATACCCTCTCGGAGCGGGGGCTCATCGACCGCGTCGACGACGAGTACGTCACCGCCGCGTCGTAGACGCCGCGTCGCTCCCGTCGCTTTCGGCCGCCCGCGAGGGCGGTCCTGCTCATCTCTCTTCGTTCTCGTCTTCGTCCCCTTCCAGTGACTCCTTGAGCGACGCCAGTTCCGCGTCCACGTCGACTCCCTCGTCTTCCTCCCGAACGTCGATGGCGACGCCTCGCCGGTCGTCCGGCAGACGTCGCCCCGTGTCGTCGCGCGTCTCCGCCGTCTCTGCCAGTCGCTCGTCGATCTCCGACGTCAACGAGCGGGCGTCGGCGATGATCGACCCGGCCGCCGATCCCTCGGGAAGGTCGACGCCGGTCAGGGCCTCGCGCAGATCGGCGAGTGCGTCACGAAGTCGTGCCACGTCGGGGGCGTCGGACGCCTCCAACCGGTCCCGGAGTCGGCCATCGCGGGGTCGCGGTCCCGCGAGTCGCAGTACTGCACGCAGTAGTTCCAGCGACTGCACCGTGGCTTCGAGCAGGGCGATGAGCGTCGGAATCGTATACTCCTCGGTGAAGCGCAGTATCTCCCCGGGCGTCGGCGGGCGGCGACGGCGCGGGACTGCCCCGGGTTCTTCCCGACGTACGTCCTCGTCGACCGCCGATCGGAGTTCCGTGAGCGTCCCTTCCAGATCCGCCAGGAGGGTCGCCAGATCCTCGTCCTCGTCGGCGTCCTCGTCACGGCTCATGGACTGACTTGCGTCCGGAGGCGCATATACTGCGGGGACGGCCTGGGTCAGCGGCGACGCCGGCACGTCGCGACGGCCGTCAGCAGGGCGACGAGGGCGACGAGGACGCCGAACCCGTCACCCGACGACTCGGTGGCGGTCGGCGTGGGCGTCGCGGTCGGTGTCGGAGTCGGCGCGGGAGTCGGTTCGGGCGTCGCGGTCAGTGTCGCGGTCGGCGCGGGAGTCGGTTCGGGCGTCGCGGTCGGTGTCGCAGTCGGCGCGGGAGTCGCGGTCGGCGTGGGTGTCGCGGTGGGCGCGGGGGTGGCCGTGGGTGCTGGCGTCGGCGTCGCAGTCCGGCCGCCCGCGACGGTCACCGTCGTCGTCGCCGATCCTGCTTCGACGTTGCTCCCCTCGACTGCGATCCGGTAGGTGCCGGGATCGGCGCCGCTCGTGTCGACGGTGACGCTGCCGCCGCTCTCCGTAATCCGCCGATTTCCGGCGAGATCCAACCCGTCCGGGTTCTCGACGGTCACGTCGAGTCGGTCGGCCTCGGCGAAGTTGTACTCCACGGTGATCGTCACCTCCTCGAAGTCGTCCGCCGGGAGGGTGTCGCCCGCGATATCCACGCCGCGCTCGTTGCGGACGTCGAACTCGGTGATCCGTGGTTCGACGACCGTCAGTTCGGCTTGCTCGTCGTTGTCGCGGTCCGCGTAGTACGACCCCGGTTCGACCCCGTCGAAGTCGGCGTTCTCGGGATCGACGCTGAAGACGCCCTGATCGCCGACCGGGACGAAGGTCGTGGTCTCGGTGCCGAGCGTTCCGCCGCCGGTGAGTTCGACGTTCGAAATGTCGAGCGACTCGCTGACGTACACTCGGACCGGCGGCGTCGTGTCCGCGGGCTGCTCGCGGGGCTCCTCGACGGCCCCGCTCAGCCCGGCGACCGCCGCGAGGACCACCAGAACGACGGCGAGGAGGGCACACACTGGACGGAGGGACGAGCGGTCGGCGAACGGCATGGATCGCCGTACACTCCCGGGCATAATGGATCTTGTCTGCGGGGCCGGGGCGGCCGATCGCTGCCCGGAATGGAAACGCTCTTTTGAGAGTCACACGGAGTGTATCCGTATGACCGACGGGGACGACGAGACCGACCTACCGGCCGAAACCCTCGACTCCCGCCTCGACGCGGCCGCCGAGGACCTCGACGCCGCCGAGACGGAAGCCGACCTCGACGCCGTCGAGGAGACGATCGACGGGATCGCCGAGGACCTCGACGCCGCCGACCTCCCCGATCCCGACGAGGATGGGGACGAGGAGGATCCCCGCGAGGAACTCGACGGTCGCCTCGACGACCTCCGCGGCGACCTGGCGGCCGCTCGCGGACCGTACGCGAGCGACGCCGTCGACGCCGTCGAGGCCGCAAAGGAGACGTTCACCGGCACCGAGTGGACGGAGGACGGCGAGGGCGAGGCCGCCGCGGCCGTCGCTACCTTCGTCGAGGAGGTGGCGGAGATCCTGGACACCGACCTCGACGGTGCCGACGCCGACGCCCTCGACGCGGCCGCCGCGGCCATCGCGGACGCTGG
This window encodes:
- a CDS encoding helix-turn-helix domain-containing protein, which gives rise to MSTNMSANQTTIPAATRFDVPDDLTAADSKLVYLFVTVSDGVTVDELQATLDIKKISLFPVLDTLSERGLIDRVDDEYVTAAS
- a CDS encoding DUF7547 family protein; translation: MSRDEDADEDEDLATLLADLEGTLTELRSAVDEDVRREEPGAVPRRRRPPTPGEILRFTEEYTIPTLIALLEATVQSLELLRAVLRLAGPRPRDGRLRDRLEASDAPDVARLRDALADLREALTGVDLPEGSAAGSIIADARSLTSEIDERLAETAETRDDTGRRLPDDRRGVAIDVREEDEGVDVDAELASLKESLEGDEDENEER
- a CDS encoding PGF-CTERM sorting domain-containing protein encodes the protein MPFADRSSLRPVCALLAVVLVVLAAVAGLSGAVEEPREQPADTTPPVRVYVSESLDISNVELTGGGTLGTETTTFVPVGDQGVFSVDPENADFDGVEPGSYYADRDNDEQAELTVVEPRITEFDVRNERGVDIAGDTLPADDFEEVTITVEYNFAEADRLDVTVENPDGLDLAGNRRITESGGSVTVDTSGADPGTYRIAVEGSNVEAGSATTTVTVAGGRTATPTPAPTATPAPTATPTPTATPAPTATPTATPEPTPAPTATLTATPEPTPAPTPTPTATPTPTATESSGDGFGVLVALVALLTAVATCRRRR